In Thauera sp. JM12B12, one DNA window encodes the following:
- a CDS encoding aromatic ring-hydroxylating dioxygenase subunit alpha, with protein MSDIASKAQLAQAASQLPVSWYFDEKVFELEKKLLFDAGPGYVGHELMVPEVGNYRSLEWLDHSKLLFRTEAGVHQLSNVCRHRQAIMLQGSGTTEHVVCPVHRWTYDQQGALIGAPHFAEKPCLGLKRDVLENWNGLLFKGPRSANADLAGMKVATELDFSGYKLDRVEIHQCNYNWKTFIEVYLEDYHVVPFHPGLGNFVTCDDLSWQFGDWYSVQQVGITSLAKPGSATYAKWHKAVLDYYGEKKPQHGAIWLTYYPNIMVEWYPHVLVVSTLIPTDVNRTTNVVEFYYPEDIVEFEREFVEAEQAAYMETAIEDDDIAERMDRGRLALMKEGRNEVGPYQSPYEDGMQHFHEFYRRIMEPQIGG; from the coding sequence ATGTCCGACATCGCTTCCAAGGCTCAACTGGCCCAGGCGGCTTCCCAGCTGCCGGTTTCCTGGTACTTCGACGAGAAGGTTTTCGAACTGGAGAAGAAGCTCCTCTTCGATGCCGGCCCGGGGTACGTCGGCCACGAGCTGATGGTTCCCGAGGTCGGCAACTACCGCTCGCTCGAGTGGCTCGACCATTCCAAGCTGCTGTTCCGCACCGAGGCGGGCGTGCATCAGCTGTCCAACGTCTGCCGCCATCGCCAGGCGATCATGCTGCAAGGCAGCGGCACGACCGAGCACGTGGTGTGTCCGGTGCATCGCTGGACCTACGACCAGCAGGGCGCCCTGATCGGCGCGCCGCATTTCGCCGAGAAACCCTGCCTGGGTCTCAAGCGCGACGTGCTCGAGAACTGGAACGGCCTGCTCTTCAAGGGGCCGCGTTCGGCGAATGCCGACCTTGCAGGCATGAAGGTCGCCACCGAGCTCGATTTCAGCGGCTACAAGCTTGACCGCGTCGAGATCCACCAGTGCAACTACAACTGGAAGACCTTCATCGAGGTCTATCTCGAGGACTACCACGTCGTGCCCTTCCACCCGGGCTTGGGCAACTTCGTGACCTGCGACGACCTGTCGTGGCAGTTCGGCGACTGGTATTCGGTGCAGCAGGTGGGCATCACCTCGCTCGCCAAGCCGGGCTCGGCGACGTACGCCAAGTGGCACAAGGCGGTGCTCGACTACTACGGCGAGAAGAAGCCGCAGCACGGCGCGATCTGGCTCACCTATTACCCGAACATCATGGTCGAGTGGTACCCGCACGTGCTGGTGGTGAGCACGCTGATCCCGACCGATGTGAACCGCACCACCAACGTCGTCGAGTTCTACTACCCCGAGGACATCGTCGAGTTCGAGCGCGAGTTCGTCGAGGCCGAGCAGGCCGCGTACATGGAGACCGCGATCGAGGACGACGACATCGCCGAGCGCATGGACCGCGGTCGACTGGCGCTGATGAAGGAAGGGCGCAACGAGGTGGGCCCCTACCAGTCGCCCTACGAGGACGGAATGCAGCACTTCCACGAGTTCTACCGGCGGATCATGGAGCCGCAGATCGGCGGCTGA
- a CDS encoding FKBP-type peptidyl-prolyl cis-trans isomerase: MSEAIQANSLVTLHYRISLPSGQPLISTFNATPATLQLGAGEMLPAMERLLIGLMPGTHHVFELAADEAFGPYREELVERVKREHMPDEEIEAMSIMEFTAPDGSRYSGLVREIDAQSALIDFNHPLAGKAIRFEVQVIGIS, translated from the coding sequence TTGAGCGAAGCGATCCAGGCCAACAGCCTCGTCACCCTGCATTACCGCATCTCGCTGCCGAGCGGCCAGCCGCTCATCAGCACCTTCAACGCCACCCCCGCCACGCTGCAGTTGGGAGCCGGCGAAATGCTGCCGGCGATGGAGCGCCTGTTGATCGGCCTGATGCCCGGCACCCACCACGTGTTCGAGCTCGCCGCCGACGAGGCCTTCGGCCCCTACCGCGAGGAGCTGGTCGAGCGCGTCAAGCGCGAACACATGCCGGACGAGGAGATCGAAGCCATGAGCATCATGGAATTCACCGCCCCCGACGGCTCGCGCTATTCCGGACTGGTGCGCGAGATCGACGCTCAGTCGGCGCTGATCGACTTCAACCACCCGCTCGCGGGCAAGGCGATCCGCTTCGAGGTGCAGGTGATCGGAATCTCCTGA
- the ileS gene encoding isoleucine--tRNA ligase: protein MADYRKTLNLPDTPFPMRGDLPKREPNWIADWQQKKLYQRIRKASAGRPKFVLHDGPPYANGSLHIGHALNKILKDIIVRSKTLAGFDAPYVPGWDCHGLPIEHKVEVTHGKNLPADKVRELCRAYAAEQIEIQKADFIRLGVLGDWDNPYRTMDFANEANEIRALAEMTKNGYVFKGLKPVNWCFDCGSALAEAEVEYADKPSPTIDVAFPVSDAHADKLAAAFGLAKLHKPAAAVIWTTTPWTIPANQALNAHPEFDYALVDTGDRLLVLARELVDSALQRYALEGSIIATAKGAALERIEFCHPFFDRVSPVYLADYVGIDAGTGIVHSSPAHGVDDFNSWRAYGRSNEEILSLVMGGGEYVSDLPFFGGMNIWKANPAIVDKLTEVGALLSHGKITHSYMHCWRHKTPLVYRATAQWFVGMDKTAADGSTLRERALRAVEATKFYPGWGQARLHAMIANRPDWCISRQRNWGVPIPFFLHKETGELHPRTVELMEAVALRVEREGIEAWFKLDAAELLGAEAAQYEKISDTLDVWFDSGTTHKHVLRGSHNDGHPEGPRADMYLEGSDQHRGWFHSSLLTGCAIDGHAPYRSLLTHGFAVDGAGRKMSKSLGNVVVPQEVTGKLGAEILRLWVASTDYSGELSISKEILDRVVEVYRRVRNTLRFLLANTADFNIARDAVPLEQWMDLDRYALAFTRQLAQQAEGDYAKMEFHRIVQALQVFCAEDLGAFYLDILKDRLYTTAEGSLPRRAAQTALWHITQTLLKLMAPILSFTAEEAWAILHPTKSGEEPDSVMLHTFHALPAQEGEAGLIARWETIRAVRAEGLKVIEALRTEGKVGASLQAELELALTADKFAAMASLGEDLRFVTMTSAATLSQVSSAEDERIVATPSAAQKCERCWHYVESVGSHAEHPTLCGRCVSNLFGAGETRAHA from the coding sequence ATGGCCGACTACCGCAAGACGCTCAACCTGCCCGACACCCCCTTCCCGATGCGCGGCGACCTGCCCAAGCGCGAGCCGAACTGGATCGCCGACTGGCAGCAGAAGAAGCTCTACCAGCGCATCCGCAAGGCCAGCGCCGGCCGGCCCAAGTTCGTGCTCCACGACGGCCCGCCGTACGCCAACGGCAGCCTGCACATCGGCCACGCCCTGAACAAGATCCTCAAGGACATCATCGTGCGCTCGAAGACGCTCGCCGGCTTCGACGCACCCTATGTGCCCGGCTGGGACTGCCACGGTCTGCCGATCGAGCACAAGGTCGAAGTCACCCATGGCAAGAACCTGCCCGCGGACAAGGTGCGCGAGCTGTGCCGCGCCTATGCTGCCGAGCAGATCGAGATCCAGAAAGCCGATTTCATCCGTCTGGGCGTGCTCGGCGACTGGGACAACCCCTACCGCACGATGGACTTCGCCAACGAGGCCAACGAGATCCGCGCGCTCGCCGAGATGACGAAGAACGGCTACGTGTTCAAGGGCCTGAAGCCGGTGAACTGGTGCTTCGACTGCGGCTCGGCGCTGGCCGAAGCCGAGGTGGAATACGCCGACAAGCCGTCGCCGACGATCGACGTCGCCTTCCCGGTCTCGGACGCGCACGCGGACAAGCTCGCTGCCGCCTTCGGCCTGGCGAAGCTCCATAAACCCGCCGCTGCGGTGATCTGGACCACCACCCCGTGGACCATCCCCGCTAACCAGGCGCTCAACGCCCACCCCGAATTCGATTACGCACTCGTCGATACGGGTGATCGCCTGCTCGTGCTGGCCCGGGAACTGGTCGACTCCGCCCTGCAGCGCTATGCGCTCGAGGGCAGCATCATTGCCACAGCCAAGGGCGCAGCGCTCGAGCGCATCGAGTTCTGCCACCCCTTCTTCGATCGCGTGTCGCCGGTGTATCTGGCCGACTACGTCGGCATCGACGCCGGCACCGGCATCGTGCACTCGTCGCCGGCGCATGGCGTGGACGACTTCAACTCGTGGCGCGCCTATGGCCGCAGCAACGAGGAGATCCTGTCGCTGGTCATGGGCGGCGGCGAGTATGTCTCCGACCTGCCCTTCTTCGGCGGCATGAACATCTGGAAGGCCAACCCGGCCATCGTCGACAAGCTCACCGAGGTCGGCGCCCTGCTCTCGCACGGCAAGATCACCCATAGCTACATGCACTGCTGGCGCCACAAGACGCCGCTGGTCTATCGCGCCACCGCGCAGTGGTTCGTCGGCATGGACAAGACTGCCGCCGATGGTTCCACGCTGCGCGAGCGCGCGCTGCGCGCGGTAGAAGCCACCAAGTTCTATCCCGGCTGGGGCCAGGCGCGCCTGCACGCGATGATCGCCAACCGCCCCGACTGGTGCATCTCGCGCCAGCGCAACTGGGGCGTGCCGATTCCCTTCTTCCTGCACAAGGAAACCGGCGAGCTGCATCCGCGCACCGTCGAGCTGATGGAAGCGGTGGCGCTGCGCGTGGAGCGGGAAGGCATCGAGGCCTGGTTCAAGCTCGACGCTGCGGAACTGCTCGGCGCAGAGGCTGCGCAGTACGAGAAGATCAGCGACACGCTCGACGTCTGGTTCGACTCCGGCACCACCCACAAGCACGTGCTGCGCGGCTCGCACAACGACGGCCACCCCGAAGGCCCGCGTGCGGATATGTACCTGGAAGGCTCGGACCAGCACCGCGGCTGGTTCCACTCCTCGCTGCTCACCGGTTGCGCGATCGACGGCCACGCGCCCTACCGCAGCCTGCTCACCCACGGCTTCGCGGTCGATGGCGCCGGGCGCAAGATGAGCAAATCGCTCGGCAACGTGGTGGTGCCGCAGGAGGTCACCGGCAAGCTCGGCGCCGAGATCCTGCGCCTGTGGGTGGCGTCCACCGACTACTCGGGCGAACTGTCGATCTCCAAGGAGATCCTCGACCGCGTGGTCGAGGTCTATCGCCGCGTGCGCAACACCCTGCGCTTCCTGCTCGCCAACACCGCCGACTTCAACATCGCGCGCGACGCCGTGCCGCTCGAGCAGTGGATGGACCTCGACCGCTACGCACTCGCCTTCACCCGCCAGCTGGCGCAGCAGGCCGAGGGCGACTACGCGAAGATGGAGTTCCACCGCATCGTGCAGGCGCTGCAGGTATTCTGCGCCGAGGACCTGGGCGCCTTTTATCTCGATATCCTCAAGGACCGTCTGTACACAACCGCCGAAGGCAGCCTGCCGCGCCGCGCCGCGCAGACCGCGCTGTGGCACATCACGCAGACGCTGCTCAAACTGATGGCACCGATCCTGTCCTTCACCGCCGAGGAGGCCTGGGCCATCCTCCACCCGACCAAGTCTGGCGAGGAACCCGACAGCGTGATGCTGCACACCTTCCACGCCCTGCCCGCGCAGGAAGGCGAAGCCGGACTGATCGCACGCTGGGAGACGATCCGCGCGGTGCGCGCGGAGGGACTCAAGGTGATCGAGGCGCTGCGCACCGAAGGCAAGGTCGGCGCCTCCCTCCAGGCCGAGCTCGAGCTCGCACTCACCGCGGACAAGTTCGCGGCCATGGCCAGTTTGGGCGAGGACCTACGCTTCGTCACCATGACCTCGGCGGCCACGCTGTCCCAGGTCTCGAGCGCCGAGGACGAGCGCATCGTCGCCACGCCGAGCGCAGCGCAGAAGTGCGAGCGCTGCTGGCACTACGTCGAGTCGGTCGGCAGTCATGCCGAGCATCCGACCTTGTGTGGTCGTTGCGTGAGCAACCTGTTCGGCGCCGGCGAAACCCGCGCCCATGCCTGA
- a CDS encoding exodeoxyribonuclease VII small subunit, whose translation MPKSATPPKSFEAAVSELEAIVQEMEAGNLPLEDALTRYQRGVSLLRFCQGTLSDAEQRVKVLEGDALVDFRGADSSREDGKAGA comes from the coding sequence ATGCCAAAGTCGGCAACCCCGCCCAAGTCGTTCGAAGCGGCCGTCTCGGAACTCGAGGCCATCGTCCAGGAAATGGAGGCGGGCAACCTGCCGCTCGAGGACGCCCTCACGCGCTACCAGCGTGGCGTGAGCCTTCTGCGCTTCTGCCAGGGCACGCTGAGTGACGCCGAGCAACGAGTCAAGGTGCTCGAAGGCGACGCGCTGGTGGATTTCCGCGGCGCCGACTCCAGCCGTGAAGACGGCAAGGCAGGCGCATGA
- a CDS encoding bifunctional riboflavin kinase/FAD synthetase: MQVHRGIPEHADTAAVLTIGNFDGVHLGHQALLSLLTGKARALGLPAVVLTFEPHPREYFSPADAPARLASLREKLLLLDAAGVDRTYVCRFDARLAAQSAQSFIDDTLVRGLRVRHLFIGDDFCFGARRQGNFAMLQEAGSRHGFGVESMPTLDVAGERVSSSAVRTALAAADLDHAARLLGRPYSIAGRVSHGDKIGRRLGFPTANIQMKHRRPALTGVYAVSVEGLAATRVQGVANIGVRPTATANGRARLEVHLFDWTQDCYGAHIRVHFLHRLRAERKFESLDALRAQIAIDTVHARDWFAQHPAPL; this comes from the coding sequence ATGCAGGTTCACCGCGGGATTCCCGAGCACGCCGACACGGCTGCGGTGCTCACCATCGGCAATTTCGATGGGGTGCATCTAGGCCATCAGGCGCTGCTCTCGCTGCTGACCGGAAAGGCCCGCGCGCTCGGCCTGCCGGCGGTCGTGCTCACCTTCGAGCCGCACCCCCGGGAATATTTCAGCCCTGCCGATGCGCCCGCCCGCCTCGCCTCCTTGCGCGAGAAGCTCCTGTTGCTCGATGCCGCCGGCGTCGATCGGACCTACGTCTGCCGCTTCGATGCACGCCTCGCGGCACAGTCGGCGCAGAGCTTCATCGACGACACGCTGGTGCGCGGACTGCGCGTTCGCCACCTGTTCATCGGCGACGATTTCTGCTTCGGCGCGCGCCGCCAGGGCAATTTTGCCATGCTGCAGGAAGCCGGCAGCCGCCACGGCTTCGGCGTCGAATCCATGCCCACGCTGGACGTGGCCGGTGAACGTGTTTCGAGCTCCGCCGTGCGCACCGCGCTTGCCGCAGCCGACCTCGACCATGCAGCGCGCCTGCTCGGGCGGCCGTACAGCATCGCCGGGCGCGTGAGCCACGGCGACAAGATCGGGCGCCGCCTTGGTTTTCCGACCGCCAACATCCAGATGAAGCACCGCCGCCCGGCGCTCACCGGCGTCTATGCCGTGAGCGTCGAGGGCCTCGCCGCTACGCGCGTGCAGGGCGTGGCCAACATCGGCGTGCGTCCGACTGCGACGGCCAACGGCCGCGCGCGGCTGGAAGTGCACCTCTTCGACTGGACGCAGGACTGCTACGGCGCCCATATCCGCGTACATTTCCTGCACCGGCTGCGCGCCGAACGCAAGTTCGAGTCGCTCGACGCACTGCGTGCGCAGATCGCGATCGACACCGTGCATGCGCGCGACTGGTTCGCCCAGCATCCTGCTCCGCTCTGA
- a CDS encoding N-acetylmuramoyl-L-alanine amidase, with translation MRDRTGEGFTRRGPGAQDDLTPIDDGAEGARPRTRIDRRRLLKFAGASLALLVSPVGHAARSSLVAVRVWPSPEYTRITLEGAAQLRFSHMLVQDPDRLVVDLEGMELNSVLQSLPSKVLDSDPYIRLIRAGQNRPDVVRVVVELKSAVNPQVFTLDPVGNYGHRLVLDLHPTEEHDPLMALIMKDSPMDAAMGDSGGTSTAAARSQSEEPVQRSRRREPAVNRLYTVVLDAGHGGEDPGAIGRGGSHEKNVTLSIARRLKRKIDAEPGMRAVLTRDGDYFVPLHQRVARARRVRADLFVSIHADAFVRPEANGSSVYVLSERGASSSAARWLAQKENDADLVGGVNLARQDGHIARTLLDLSQTATINDSFKLGRAMLGELGTVNRLHKPEVEQAGFAVLRAPDIPSVLVETAFISNPQEERRLNDEAYQDKMATALMRGIKRYFQEHAPSAPTRIARLD, from the coding sequence ATGCGTGATCGAACTGGTGAAGGCTTTACGCGGCGCGGACCCGGCGCCCAAGACGATCTGACCCCCATCGATGACGGCGCCGAGGGTGCCCGGCCGCGCACGCGCATCGATCGCCGCCGTCTGCTGAAGTTCGCCGGCGCTTCGCTCGCGCTGCTGGTCAGCCCGGTCGGCCATGCCGCCCGCTCCAGCCTGGTCGCGGTTCGCGTCTGGCCCTCGCCCGAGTACACCCGCATCACGCTCGAAGGCGCAGCGCAGCTGCGCTTCAGCCACATGCTGGTGCAGGATCCCGATCGCCTGGTGGTCGACCTCGAAGGGATGGAGCTCAACAGCGTGTTGCAGTCGCTGCCTTCCAAGGTGCTCGACAGCGACCCCTACATCCGCCTGATCCGTGCCGGCCAGAACCGGCCGGACGTCGTCCGTGTCGTCGTCGAACTCAAGTCGGCGGTCAATCCCCAGGTGTTCACCCTCGACCCGGTCGGCAACTACGGCCACCGGCTCGTGCTCGATCTGCACCCCACCGAGGAACATGATCCGCTGATGGCGCTGATCATGAAGGACTCGCCGATGGATGCGGCGATGGGCGACAGCGGGGGCACGTCGACCGCTGCTGCGCGTAGCCAGTCCGAGGAACCGGTCCAGCGCAGCCGCCGCCGGGAGCCCGCGGTCAATCGCCTCTACACGGTGGTGCTCGACGCCGGCCATGGCGGCGAGGACCCCGGCGCGATCGGCCGCGGCGGCAGCCACGAGAAGAACGTGACCCTGTCGATCGCACGCCGGCTCAAGCGCAAGATCGACGCCGAGCCCGGCATGCGTGCGGTACTCACCCGCGACGGCGACTACTTCGTGCCGCTGCACCAGCGTGTTGCACGCGCACGCCGGGTGCGCGCCGACCTCTTCGTGTCGATCCATGCCGACGCCTTCGTACGCCCCGAGGCCAACGGCAGCTCGGTCTATGTGCTCTCCGAACGCGGCGCGTCGAGCTCGGCCGCGCGCTGGCTGGCGCAGAAGGAAAACGATGCCGACCTCGTCGGCGGCGTCAATCTCGCGCGCCAGGATGGCCATATCGCGCGCACCCTGCTCGACCTGTCGCAGACGGCCACGATCAACGACAGCTTCAAGCTCGGCCGCGCGATGCTTGGCGAACTCGGAACGGTCAACCGCTTGCACAAGCCCGAGGTCGAACAGGCCGGATTTGCCGTGCTGCGGGCACCGGACATTCCCTCGGTGCTGGTCGAGACCGCCTTCATCAGCAACCCTCAGGAAGAGCGCCGGCTCAACGACGAGGCCTATCAGGACAAGATGGCCACGGCACTGATGCGCGGCATCAAGCGCTATTTCCAGGAGCACGCGCCGAGCGCACCGACCCGCATCGCACGCCTCGACTGA
- the lspA gene encoding signal peptidase II, whose translation MLPWLILAVVVGVLDQITKQMVLATLHYGQVIPVTSFFDLVLVFNTGAAFSFLADHSGWQRWFFTVLAVVISGWLLTLMHQHRHEKLLPAAFALIIGGALGNVYDRIVHGAVVDFLHFHYAGWSWPAFNLADSAITVGVVMMLWGQLFGPSSRDQAQPGAPS comes from the coding sequence ATGCTGCCCTGGCTCATCCTCGCGGTGGTGGTCGGTGTGCTCGACCAGATCACCAAGCAGATGGTGCTGGCGACGCTGCACTACGGCCAGGTCATTCCGGTCACGAGCTTCTTCGACCTGGTGCTGGTGTTCAACACCGGTGCGGCGTTCAGCTTCCTCGCCGATCACAGCGGCTGGCAGCGCTGGTTCTTCACCGTACTTGCGGTGGTGATCAGCGGCTGGCTGCTCACCCTGATGCATCAGCACCGGCACGAGAAGCTGCTGCCGGCGGCTTTTGCACTGATCATCGGCGGTGCGCTCGGCAACGTTTATGACCGCATCGTGCATGGTGCCGTCGTCGATTTCCTGCATTTCCACTACGCCGGCTGGAGCTGGCCGGCGTTCAACCTGGCCGACTCGGCCATCACCGTCGGCGTCGTGATGATGCTGTGGGGCCAGCTCTTCGGTCCCTCCAGCCGCGACCAGGCCCAACCGGGAGCACCCTCTTGA
- the ispH gene encoding 4-hydroxy-3-methylbut-2-enyl diphosphate reductase yields the protein MNDKEILLANPRGFCAGVERAIEIVERALQRFGAPIYVRHEVVHNKFVVDDLRNKGAIFVDELDEVPAGNTVIFSAHGVSLAVREEAERRGLRVFDATCPLVTKVHIEVGRMRDQGREIIMIGHKGHPEVEGTMGQASSGIHLVETPEDVAALQVADPDKLAYVTQTTLSVDDAATIVDALRARFPSIVGPKKDDICYATQNRQDAVKFMTPHADVVFVVGSKNSSNSNRLREVAELRGVPAYLVDNAAGIDPAWVQGKRRVGVTAGASAPEVLVEEVIARLKALSGGAVRNLDGVPEKVTFPLPKELQDLR from the coding sequence ATGAACGACAAGGAAATCCTCCTCGCCAATCCGCGCGGCTTCTGCGCCGGCGTCGAGCGCGCGATCGAGATCGTCGAGCGCGCCCTGCAGCGCTTCGGCGCGCCGATCTACGTGCGCCACGAGGTCGTGCACAACAAGTTCGTCGTGGACGACCTGCGCAACAAGGGCGCGATCTTCGTGGACGAGCTCGACGAGGTGCCCGCCGGCAACACGGTCATCTTCTCGGCACACGGCGTCTCGCTGGCCGTGCGCGAGGAAGCCGAGCGCCGCGGCCTGCGCGTTTTCGACGCCACCTGCCCGCTGGTCACCAAGGTGCATATCGAGGTCGGCCGCATGCGTGACCAGGGCCGCGAGATCATCATGATCGGTCACAAGGGCCACCCGGAGGTCGAGGGCACGATGGGCCAGGCGAGCTCCGGCATCCACCTGGTCGAGACGCCCGAGGACGTCGCCGCGCTGCAGGTCGCCGACCCCGACAAGCTCGCCTACGTGACCCAGACCACGCTGTCGGTGGATGACGCCGCGACCATCGTCGATGCCCTGCGCGCCCGCTTCCCCAGCATCGTCGGACCGAAGAAGGACGACATCTGCTACGCGACCCAGAACCGCCAGGATGCGGTGAAGTTCATGACCCCGCATGCGGACGTGGTGTTCGTGGTGGGCTCGAAGAACAGCTCCAACTCCAACCGCCTGCGCGAGGTCGCCGAGCTGCGCGGCGTGCCGGCCTACCTGGTCGACAACGCAGCCGGCATCGACCCCGCCTGGGTGCAAGGCAAGCGCCGCGTCGGCGTGACCGCGGGCGCCTCGGCGCCGGAAGTGCTGGTGGAGGAAGTGATCGCGCGGCTCAAGGCGCTGAGTGGCGGCGCGGTGCGCAACCTCGACGGCGTGCCGGAGAAGGTGACCTTTCCGCTGCCGAAGGAGTTGCAGGACCTGCGCTGA